The Antarcticibacterium sp. 1MA-6-2 genome has a window encoding:
- a CDS encoding DUF4202 domain-containing protein: MDKFEKAISLIDNYNAEDPNTIVDEGKIYPVELLYSERMSQKLLEFRPDASDELQIAARAQHICRWKYPRDSYPMDRKGYLQWREDLKKMHADLTAEILKEAYYEDKFIKRVSFLIKKKLIKKDEESQTLEDVICLVFLQFYFEEFAEKHEDEKVISIIRKTWQKMSAEGHNAALKLPLSERAGKLVKRALA; this comes from the coding sequence ATGGACAAATTTGAGAAAGCAATTAGCCTGATTGATAATTACAATGCCGAGGATCCTAATACAATAGTTGATGAAGGTAAAATTTATCCTGTAGAACTTTTGTATTCTGAACGTATGTCGCAGAAATTACTGGAATTTAGACCCGATGCTTCAGATGAATTGCAGATTGCTGCACGGGCCCAACACATTTGCAGGTGGAAATATCCAAGGGACAGCTATCCCATGGACAGAAAAGGATATCTTCAATGGAGGGAGGACCTTAAAAAAATGCATGCTGATCTTACCGCTGAAATTCTGAAAGAGGCTTATTATGAGGACAAATTTATAAAGCGGGTGTCTTTCCTGATAAAAAAGAAACTGATCAAAAAAGACGAGGAATCCCAAACCCTGGAGGATGTAATATGTTTGGTATTTCTTCAGTTTTATTTTGAGGAATTTGCCGAAAAACATGAAGATGAAAAGGTAATTAGTATCATCAGGAAGACCTGGCAAAAAATGTCGGCAGAGGGGCATAACGCTGCGTTAAAACTCCCGCTTTCCGAAAGAGCAGGGAAATTAGTAAAACGGGCTCTGGCCTAG
- a CDS encoding DoxX family protein, whose protein sequence is MKAISVQKTFLAQLESRHYLGLFLLRLFLGLRLLYGVLDNVLHWERMLEFAVFLENNDFPLPLISAVVSVYIQLFGAISLLVGYKLRFFSILLILNFIVALVFVHLANNDTIEGMTPALAILFGCLALFFTQSRENFN, encoded by the coding sequence ATGAAGGCGATCAGCGTGCAAAAAACATTTTTAGCACAATTGGAATCCAGGCATTATTTGGGATTATTTCTATTACGGCTTTTCCTTGGGTTACGGCTATTATATGGTGTGCTTGACAACGTTCTCCATTGGGAGAGAATGCTTGAGTTTGCCGTTTTTTTGGAAAATAATGATTTTCCATTGCCTTTGATTAGCGCTGTAGTTTCAGTTTATATTCAGCTTTTTGGAGCAATTTCTCTGTTAGTAGGTTATAAATTAAGGTTTTTTTCCATTCTTCTTATTTTGAATTTTATTGTGGCCCTTGTGTTTGTCCACCTTGCTAATAATGATACTATAGAAGGTATGACACCCGCTTTGGCCATATTATTTGGTTGTCTCGCACTTTTCTTTACTCAGTCCCGGGAGAATTTCAATTGA
- a CDS encoding DinB family protein, which yields MKEQFREWYSYNSEANLKVIQNLTELKEIPDRAIDIFSHLLLAHKIWLERIDFRDTISGKPWEKISSEEFLAINKWNLEFTLEVLKEQELNKRISYTNSKGVNFNNSIEEILFHVLTHSSYHRGQVAILLRQENFDPPLTDYIFYKR from the coding sequence ATGAAAGAACAATTCCGGGAATGGTACAGCTATAATTCTGAAGCCAATTTAAAAGTTATTCAGAATCTAACTGAATTAAAGGAAATTCCTGATAGAGCTATCGATATCTTTAGCCATCTTCTTCTGGCTCATAAAATCTGGTTGGAGCGCATAGATTTTAGAGATACTATATCCGGGAAACCATGGGAAAAAATATCTTCCGAAGAATTTTTAGCAATTAATAAGTGGAACCTAGAATTTACCTTAGAAGTTCTAAAGGAGCAGGAATTGAACAAAAGAATTTCTTATACCAATTCAAAAGGAGTAAATTTTAATAACAGCATTGAAGAGATCCTGTTCCACGTTCTCACTCACTCTTCTTACCACAGGGGCCAGGTTGCTATCCTTTTAAGGCAGGAGAATTTCGATCCTCCATTAACGGACTATATTTTCTATAAAAGGTAA
- a CDS encoding exonuclease domain-containing protein, with translation MSGNRLTEICIVLLKGAVVVDKYTTLINPEKYIPTQITALTSIDNEMVADAPRFHEVAKEIELITRDAVFVAHNVNFDYNVLRNEFKELGFDFTRKKLCTVRLSRKLIPGLFSYSLGRLCDSINIPILNRHRAEGDTDATVILFQRLLSLDKNFEVIKSFLHAHSRQATLPPHLSAEQIEDLPEKPGIYLFKDRQHKVIYVGKAINIKKRVISHFYDRMSKEYQLGQETFYIDFETTGTELTALLLEAESIRKYYPKYNRAQKRPGVVYQIISYTNQKGILQLALGTTKKVVDSVGTFYNRLLASEKLEQLCEEFHLCPRYCTLQVNVEVCSHYRIKNCKGICEGSETVDEYNARVLKAIGSLGQETPSYIIKGDGIHFNEESFVLVKAGRYCGFGYVDSEVSFNSIEDFEPFLIRQQPTYHTHKILRSYLRKNGDSKLIYFDAATAKEEFAGRGSTTGIDFSKINGSLFSDCHYAN, from the coding sequence ATTAGTGGAAACAGGCTTACTGAAATTTGTATTGTACTTTTAAAAGGGGCTGTAGTTGTAGATAAATATACAACCTTGATAAATCCGGAGAAATATATTCCCACTCAAATTACAGCTCTTACTAGCATTGATAATGAAATGGTGGCTGATGCTCCACGGTTTCACGAGGTGGCGAAGGAAATAGAATTAATTACCCGTGATGCTGTATTTGTTGCCCATAATGTAAATTTTGACTACAATGTCCTGCGGAATGAATTTAAAGAGCTGGGGTTTGATTTTACCCGAAAAAAACTCTGCACTGTCAGGCTATCCCGAAAGCTCATTCCCGGCCTCTTTTCCTACAGTCTTGGAAGGTTGTGTGATTCTATTAATATCCCTATTTTAAATCGCCATAGGGCAGAGGGAGATACCGATGCTACAGTTATTCTTTTTCAGCGATTGCTTAGCCTTGATAAGAATTTTGAGGTTATAAAATCATTTCTGCACGCTCATTCCAGACAGGCAACACTACCGCCCCATCTTTCTGCTGAACAAATAGAAGATCTGCCTGAGAAACCCGGAATTTATCTTTTTAAAGATAGGCAACATAAGGTAATTTATGTAGGCAAAGCTATAAATATTAAAAAGCGGGTGATTTCCCATTTTTATGACAGGATGAGTAAAGAGTATCAACTGGGGCAGGAAACTTTTTATATAGATTTTGAAACTACCGGAACAGAATTAACTGCATTGTTGCTTGAAGCCGAGTCGATAAGAAAATACTATCCTAAATACAACCGGGCACAAAAAAGACCAGGGGTAGTATACCAAATCATTAGTTACACCAATCAAAAGGGCATCCTGCAGCTGGCTTTGGGTACTACCAAAAAGGTAGTGGACTCCGTGGGGACTTTTTACAATCGATTACTGGCTTCAGAAAAACTGGAACAACTTTGCGAGGAATTTCATCTTTGCCCCAGATATTGTACGCTACAGGTAAATGTTGAGGTATGTTCCCATTACAGGATCAAAAACTGCAAGGGAATATGTGAGGGATCTGAGACAGTTGATGAATATAATGCCCGGGTATTAAAAGCAATAGGTTCCCTGGGGCAGGAAACACCTTCTTATATAATAAAGGGAGATGGGATACACTTTAATGAAGAATCTTTCGTGCTGGTAAAAGCGGGAAGGTATTGCGGTTTTGGTTATGTTGATAGCGAAGTTTCATTTAACTCAATTGAAGATTTTGAACCCTTTCTCATCCGGCAACAGCCCACTTACCACACTCACAAAATACTACGAAGTTATTTGCGAAAGAACGGGGATAGTAAATTAATTTATTTTGATGCAGCAACGGCTAAGGAGGAATTTGCAGGGAGAGGATCTACGACTGGCATTGACTTTTCAAAAATTAATGGCAGCCTTTTTAGTGACTGCCATTATGCAAATTAA
- the otsB gene encoding trehalose-phosphatase: MNDKKERDPSQLPSALNNFSELTSRFGDSLPLIFLDFDGTLAPIVEHHADAAITSEMRELVKKLSQKFPLAVVSGRGLADVSRKMNLPELYYAGSHGFEISGPNNFSKDHQDAEKVLPIFEEIEPMLKDRLEGISGVEFERKKFTLAVHYRKVRGQEENEVHKIVLDTVKRYPEITKAEGKKVIEIRPSIDWHKGKAVEFLKTELSRENNAFSIYVGDDVTDEDAFKYVKNNLGILVGEHGIKTYADYKVEDIDEVKLLFEKLLKWRNE; this comes from the coding sequence ATGAATGATAAAAAAGAGAGAGACCCTTCCCAATTACCTTCGGCATTAAATAATTTTTCAGAACTCACATCCAGGTTTGGCGATTCCCTTCCGCTAATTTTTCTGGATTTTGACGGTACCCTTGCGCCCATTGTAGAACATCATGCCGATGCGGCAATAACTTCGGAAATGAGAGAACTGGTAAAGAAGCTTTCTCAAAAATTTCCGCTGGCAGTAGTCAGCGGCCGTGGTTTGGCAGATGTTAGCCGCAAAATGAATCTCCCGGAGCTTTACTACGCGGGGAGCCATGGATTTGAAATTTCAGGACCTAATAATTTTTCTAAAGACCACCAGGATGCCGAAAAAGTCCTGCCTATTTTTGAAGAAATTGAGCCTATGCTGAAGGACAGGTTGGAAGGAATTTCAGGAGTTGAATTTGAAAGAAAGAAATTCACCCTGGCTGTACACTACCGGAAGGTGAGGGGACAGGAGGAAAACGAGGTGCACAAGATCGTTCTGGACACCGTGAAACGTTATCCTGAAATCACTAAAGCTGAAGGCAAGAAAGTCATTGAGATTCGTCCTTCGATCGACTGGCATAAAGGAAAAGCTGTGGAATTTCTTAAAACAGAATTAAGCAGGGAAAATAATGCGTTTTCGATATATGTAGGTGACGACGTAACCGATGAGGATGCATTCAAATACGTTAAAAATAATCTGGGTATTCTAGTGGGGGAGCATGGCATAAAAACCTACGCAGATTATAAGGTGGAGGATATTGATGAGGTGAAACTTCTTTTTGAGAAACTTCTAAAGTGGAGAAACGAGTAA
- a CDS encoding ATP-binding protein, with translation MQYPRKSYRIYFILLLIISCTGERSTNSKNNDSAAHNRTRYFYETVKATEDTREKIIYLDSALASIKNSRDTLLPLLLDYKIFYHNSLKEYDTSFFYVDSLISLSGAHRDTANLAKAFYRKARIYNYLGEQEEVFSNSFESRRYYLAAGDSSQAGRRTLEMALAQISGGDYLGSQETATEALSLLEQEKDSVYFSSVHNIIAQVYHERELYNDAVPEYRNALRFAPSLSDSLSILNNLALVYRDNKDFDKAIATWDEILGKADSKTKILRYEDNRAFTRWLKDSTQDVETELLDVLRLRQELDEEIGLQASYSHLLKYYLDKNEALSRKYSEELLKLTRKHKNAGMELTALQNLIPISPLPQTRSYFQRYIHLSDSLQMASINAKNFFAKIRFDEERKQEEIISLEAENRIQDLEAQRMRTRTLIGSLIALLLLLALSFLIYYLRQRFKREKIREVHKTESRISKVIHDELANDIFNVMSSLEAVAPAPVVDQLEKIYLRTRDISRENSDIETGENYITYLKAALTNITPRDSRLIISGETKVNWSRLQEEKKIVIYRVLQELLVNMKKHSGAKLVAVSFAENNKFVEINYSDNGRGLNWKRARKGSGLQNVENRLSSLNGKIEFESREGKGFRVKILIPS, from the coding sequence ATGCAATACCCCCGCAAGTCCTACAGGATATATTTCATTTTACTTCTTATCATCTCCTGTACAGGCGAGAGATCGACTAATTCCAAAAATAATGATTCGGCAGCACACAATAGAACCAGATATTTTTATGAAACAGTTAAAGCTACCGAAGATACCAGAGAGAAGATAATTTATCTTGATTCAGCTCTTGCATCTATAAAAAATTCCAGGGATACACTCCTGCCGTTGTTGCTGGATTACAAAATTTTTTATCATAATTCCTTAAAGGAATACGACACCTCATTTTTTTACGTTGACAGCCTGATCTCACTTTCAGGTGCTCATCGCGACACCGCTAATCTTGCAAAAGCTTTTTACCGCAAAGCGCGGATCTACAATTACCTGGGGGAGCAGGAGGAGGTTTTCAGTAACAGCTTTGAGTCCCGCCGATATTATTTAGCGGCTGGAGATTCTTCCCAGGCGGGAAGGCGAACTCTGGAGATGGCGTTGGCTCAAATTTCAGGAGGGGATTACCTCGGGAGCCAGGAAACAGCCACCGAAGCTTTAAGTCTTTTGGAACAGGAAAAGGATTCAGTCTATTTTAGCAGTGTACATAACATAATAGCTCAGGTTTATCACGAGCGTGAGCTTTACAACGACGCGGTGCCAGAATATCGAAATGCACTGAGATTCGCACCTTCATTATCTGACAGTTTGAGCATTTTAAACAATCTGGCACTGGTGTACCGGGATAATAAAGATTTTGATAAGGCGATTGCTACCTGGGATGAAATACTGGGAAAAGCAGATTCAAAAACAAAAATTTTGCGCTACGAAGACAATAGAGCGTTTACCCGTTGGCTCAAAGACAGCACACAGGATGTGGAGACAGAACTTTTAGATGTACTACGGCTTAGGCAGGAACTTGATGAGGAGATAGGGCTGCAGGCAAGTTACTCCCACCTTTTAAAATATTACCTCGACAAAAATGAAGCTCTATCCAGAAAATATTCTGAAGAGCTTCTAAAGCTTACACGAAAACATAAAAATGCCGGGATGGAACTTACAGCCCTGCAAAACCTTATTCCCATTTCTCCTCTTCCACAGACGAGAAGTTATTTTCAAAGATATATTCATCTCTCCGACAGCTTGCAAATGGCCTCCATCAACGCCAAAAACTTTTTTGCAAAAATACGCTTTGACGAGGAGCGAAAGCAGGAGGAAATTATAAGCCTCGAGGCCGAAAACCGTATTCAGGACCTGGAGGCTCAACGTATGCGCACCCGAACCTTAATTGGATCTCTTATCGCGCTGTTGCTCCTCCTCGCTCTTTCTTTCCTGATTTATTACCTACGGCAGCGATTTAAGCGGGAGAAAATACGGGAAGTGCACAAGACCGAAAGCAGGATTTCAAAGGTGATCCACGATGAGCTGGCAAATGACATATTTAATGTGATGAGCAGCCTGGAAGCCGTAGCTCCTGCACCTGTGGTTGATCAACTGGAAAAGATTTATTTGCGTACCCGCGACATTTCGCGGGAGAACAGCGATATAGAAACAGGTGAAAATTATATTACTTATTTAAAGGCTGCCCTCACTAATATTACACCCCGTGACTCCCGGCTTATCATTAGTGGAGAGACAAAGGTAAACTGGTCAAGGCTACAGGAGGAAAAGAAGATCGTGATCTACAGGGTGTTGCAGGAACTACTGGTGAATATGAAGAAACACAGTGGCGCAAAACTTGTCGCGGTTTCTTTTGCTGAAAACAACAAATTTGTGGAGATCAATTATTCTGATAACGGGAGAGGTCTCAACTGGAAACGAGCCAGAAAAGGCAGTGGTTTACAAAATGTTGAAAACAGGCTTTCTTCCCTCAACGGGAAAATTGAATTTGAATCCCGGGAAGGAAAAGGTTTCCGTGTGAAGATCCTCATTCCTTCTTAG
- a CDS encoding DUF2382 domain-containing protein has product MNNDRNDDRKNIRGTRLKELDHSDYKIAENQPKIDNWKILDTSGKKVGKVKDLLFDEQALKVRYIITNLKKGDFLDEDRDVLIPIGQAQLDRENERVIVPNINRELLTGLPHYRKVDDLTHDDETRVRNSFAGTTAGTYDRDNFYDHEHFDEDRFYDDDRNRSKGKVDVVEENLEVGKREVETGGARISSRIVERPAEERVNLREEHVHVNRNPVDRPADSADLKNYENRTIEEHETSEVPVVNKEARVVEEVSLEKDVENREEVIKDKVRKTEVDVDRLEGDRNRNSGLTGEDCNRDVSARDPRNSDGDVAQRESIRDYDKNKDNKKDRF; this is encoded by the coding sequence ATGAATAATGACAGGAATGATGACAGAAAGAATATTCGTGGAACACGACTTAAAGAACTGGACCACAGCGATTATAAAATTGCCGAAAATCAACCAAAAATAGATAACTGGAAAATTTTAGATACTTCCGGTAAAAAGGTAGGAAAAGTGAAAGATCTTCTCTTTGACGAACAGGCTTTAAAAGTTAGGTATATTATTACAAACTTAAAGAAGGGAGATTTTTTGGATGAAGACAGGGATGTACTTATTCCCATTGGACAGGCGCAATTGGACAGGGAAAATGAAAGAGTAATAGTTCCTAATATTAACCGCGAGCTTTTGACAGGCTTACCACACTACAGAAAAGTTGATGATCTTACACATGATGATGAAACGAGAGTAAGAAACAGTTTTGCAGGGACTACTGCAGGAACTTATGACCGTGACAATTTCTACGATCACGAACATTTTGATGAAGACCGCTTTTATGACGATGACAGGAACAGGAGTAAGGGAAAAGTAGATGTGGTAGAGGAAAATCTTGAAGTAGGAAAAAGAGAAGTTGAAACAGGTGGGGCAAGGATCTCAAGTCGTATTGTAGAACGGCCTGCGGAAGAAAGGGTGAATCTAAGAGAAGAGCATGTTCACGTAAACCGAAACCCTGTTGACCGTCCTGCCGATAGTGCAGATCTTAAAAATTATGAGAATCGCACAATAGAAGAGCACGAAACTTCTGAAGTTCCTGTGGTAAACAAAGAAGCCCGGGTAGTTGAAGAAGTATCTTTAGAGAAAGACGTAGAAAACAGAGAAGAAGTGATTAAGGATAAGGTGCGTAAAACTGAAGTTGATGTGGATCGCCTCGAAGGTGACCGTAATCGTAATTCAGGTTTAACCGGAGAAGATTGTAACAGGGATGTTAGCGCAAGAGATCCCCGTAACAGTGATGGTGATGTTGCTCAAAGAGAAAGCATTCGGGATTACGACAAGAACAAGGATAATAAAAAAGACCGATTTTAG